The following coding sequences are from one Candidatus Methylomirabilota bacterium window:
- a CDS encoding acyl-CoA dehydrogenase family protein, giving the protein MALDFELTEDQKLIQKVIRDIAARFEPRRREFRALMHKDRRYPPELWDALAEAGLMGSLIPEAYGGSGLGLTALVLGLEELGSAGIGSNTIMVLTGMDALCIVRNGSEALKRRFLPGIATGQLRFCFAITEPDAGSNAFRISTLARRVDDHYEITGSKVFITGVDVADYMLLVTRSVPYQDVTARQLPKAHGFSLFVVPTDAPGLEKRQLPMHGIEGYNQFLLFFDRVRVSAENMVGEEHRGAEALFNSLNPERILAAASSCGTVAYLLRRACEYARERKVFGDRPIGAHQGLAHPLAEVRIELDAVRLLTYRAAWAFDRGDPPQLVGTYANMAKYMAAEVGVKAADRAIETLGGYGFSEEYDIIHAWEGTRLLRTAPISREMILNYIAEHVLELPRSY; this is encoded by the coding sequence GTGGCGCTCGACTTCGAGCTGACCGAAGACCAGAAGCTGATCCAGAAGGTGATCCGCGACATCGCCGCGCGCTTCGAGCCCCGGCGTCGCGAGTTCCGCGCGCTGATGCACAAGGACCGCCGCTACCCCCCGGAACTGTGGGACGCGCTGGCCGAAGCCGGCCTCATGGGGAGCCTGATCCCGGAGGCGTACGGGGGCTCGGGCCTCGGCCTCACCGCGCTCGTCCTCGGGCTCGAGGAGCTCGGCAGCGCGGGCATCGGCTCCAACACCATCATGGTGCTGACCGGGATGGACGCCCTGTGCATTGTCCGTAACGGCTCGGAAGCGCTCAAGCGGCGATTCCTCCCCGGCATCGCCACCGGCCAGCTCCGGTTCTGCTTTGCCATCACCGAGCCCGACGCCGGCTCGAACGCCTTTCGGATCAGCACGCTGGCCCGCCGCGTCGACGATCATTACGAGATCACGGGCAGCAAGGTCTTCATCACCGGGGTCGACGTCGCCGACTACATGCTGCTGGTCACCCGGAGCGTGCCGTACCAGGACGTGACGGCCCGCCAGCTCCCCAAGGCGCACGGGTTCTCGCTGTTCGTCGTCCCCACCGATGCGCCCGGGCTCGAAAAGCGGCAGCTGCCCATGCACGGCATCGAGGGGTACAACCAGTTCCTGCTCTTCTTCGACCGGGTGCGGGTGTCCGCCGAGAACATGGTGGGCGAGGAGCACCGGGGGGCCGAGGCCCTCTTCAACTCGCTGAACCCCGAACGGATCCTGGCCGCGGCCTCCTCCTGCGGCACCGTGGCCTATCTCCTGCGGCGGGCCTGCGAGTATGCGCGCGAGCGCAAGGTCTTCGGCGACCGGCCGATCGGGGCTCATCAAGGGCTGGCGCATCCCCTGGCGGAGGTGCGGATCGAGCTGGACGCCGTGCGCCTGCTGACCTACCGCGCGGCCTGGGCCTTCGACCGCGGGGATCCGCCCCAGCTCGTGGGAACCTACGCGAACATGGCCAAATACATGGCGGCCGAGGTCGGGGTGAAGGCGGCCGACCGGGCCATCGAGACCCTCGGCGGCTATGGCTTCTCGGAGGAGTACGACATCATCCACGCCTGGGAAGGCACGCGCCTCCTCCGGACGGCGCCCATTTCGCGCGAGATGATCCTCAACTACATCGCCGAGCACGTGCTGGAGCTGCCCCGGTCTTACTGA
- a CDS encoding YjhG/YagF family D-xylonate dehydratase — MQRSERERVTIRLDEIVEAGPGVLDVRTSAAGPQGSLPLTADMLLERPSGDIFGLTQDAGMGWDPRELGRPEFLILSTQGGIRAPDGRPVALGYHTGHWEVGLLMQAAAEELRRLECLPFAGFCTDPCDGRTQGTVGMLDSLPYRNDAAQLFRRLIRSLPTRKGVLGVATCDKGLPAMMLALGAMRDLPCVLVPGGVTLPPTEGEDAGRIQSIGARFAHGEITLEQAADLGCRACATPGGGCQFLGTAATSQVVGEALGLALTHSALAPSGQPIWLDMARRSARALVSLEARRITTRQILTDEAVRNAMVVHAAFGGSTNLLLHLPAIAHAAGLRRPTVEDWMEVNRRVPRIVDVLPNGPRNHPTVRVFMAGGVPEVMLHLRRLGLLHVECLTVAGERLGRLLDWWEGSERRRVLRERLRLVDGVDPDDVIMSPERARERGLTSTVTFPRGNLAPQGSVIKSTAIDPSVVDPDGVYRKVGPARVFTRERDAIGAIKSQGPDRLRPGDILVLVCRGPLGAGMEEIYQITAALRHLSFGKHVAVLTDARFSGVSTGACIGHVGPEALAGGPIGKVLDGDLIQIAVDRTRLAGSVDLVGHGESVFGPEEGTRVLAARLPRPDLAPDPDLPADTRLWAALQEVSGGTWGGCVYDVDAICRALSSAPGPRAG; from the coding sequence ATGCAGCGAAGCGAGCGCGAGCGAGTGACCATCCGCCTCGACGAGATCGTCGAGGCCGGTCCCGGCGTCCTGGACGTCCGGACGTCGGCGGCCGGTCCCCAGGGAAGCCTCCCGCTCACCGCCGACATGCTGCTCGAGCGGCCGAGCGGGGACATCTTCGGGCTGACCCAGGATGCCGGAATGGGCTGGGACCCGCGAGAGCTCGGCCGGCCGGAATTCCTGATCCTGAGCACGCAGGGCGGGATCCGCGCGCCCGACGGACGGCCGGTGGCGCTCGGCTACCACACGGGACACTGGGAGGTGGGCCTCCTCATGCAGGCCGCCGCCGAGGAGCTCCGCCGGCTCGAGTGCCTCCCGTTCGCCGGCTTCTGCACCGACCCGTGCGACGGGCGAACGCAGGGGACGGTGGGGATGCTGGACAGCCTGCCCTACCGGAACGACGCCGCCCAGCTCTTTCGCCGGCTGATCCGCTCGCTCCCCACGCGGAAGGGTGTGCTCGGGGTCGCCACCTGCGACAAGGGGCTCCCGGCCATGATGCTCGCCCTCGGCGCGATGCGCGACCTCCCCTGCGTCCTGGTGCCGGGCGGCGTGACGCTGCCGCCGACGGAGGGGGAGGACGCGGGGCGGATCCAGTCGATCGGCGCGCGCTTCGCGCATGGCGAGATCACCCTCGAGCAGGCGGCGGACCTCGGCTGCCGGGCCTGCGCTACCCCGGGCGGCGGCTGCCAGTTCCTGGGCACCGCGGCCACCTCCCAGGTGGTCGGCGAGGCGCTCGGTCTGGCGCTGACCCACTCGGCGCTGGCGCCGTCGGGCCAGCCGATCTGGCTCGACATGGCCCGGCGCTCGGCCCGCGCCCTCGTGAGCCTGGAGGCCCGCCGGATCACGACGCGACAGATCCTCACCGACGAGGCCGTGCGCAACGCCATGGTCGTCCATGCCGCCTTCGGCGGGTCGACGAACCTCCTGCTCCATCTGCCGGCGATCGCCCACGCGGCCGGTCTCCGGCGGCCGACCGTGGAGGACTGGATGGAGGTCAACCGCCGTGTGCCTCGGATCGTCGACGTCCTCCCGAACGGTCCGCGGAACCATCCGACGGTGCGGGTCTTCATGGCGGGCGGCGTGCCCGAGGTGATGCTGCACCTGAGGCGCCTCGGTCTCCTCCACGTGGAGTGCCTGACGGTGGCTGGTGAGCGCCTCGGCCGCCTGCTCGACTGGTGGGAAGGCTCCGAGCGGCGGCGCGTCCTGCGGGAGCGGCTCCGGCTCGTCGACGGTGTCGACCCCGACGACGTCATCATGAGCCCGGAGCGCGCCCGCGAGCGCGGGCTCACCAGCACCGTGACGTTTCCCCGCGGGAACCTCGCGCCCCAGGGCTCGGTCATCAAGAGCACGGCGATCGACCCGTCGGTCGTGGATCCGGACGGCGTCTATCGCAAGGTCGGGCCGGCGCGGGTTTTCACCCGCGAGCGCGACGCGATCGGCGCCATCAAAAGTCAGGGTCCGGATCGCCTCAGGCCGGGCGACATCCTCGTCCTCGTCTGCCGGGGGCCCCTGGGAGCCGGGATGGAGGAGATCTACCAGATCACGGCTGCCCTCCGACACCTCTCGTTCGGCAAGCACGTGGCCGTCCTGACCGACGCGCGCTTCTCCGGCGTCTCGACGGGGGCGTGCATCGGCCACGTCGGCCCCGAGGCGCTGGCTGGTGGCCCGATCGGCAAGGTGCTCGACGGTGACCTCATCCAGATCGCCGTGGACCGGACCCGGCTCGCCGGGAGCGTGGATCTGGTCGGCCACGGCGAGAGCGTGTTCGGCCCGGAAGAGGGGACGCGGGTCCTGGCCGCCCGCTTGCCCCGCCCCGACCTCGCCCCCGATCCCGACCTTCCGGCCGACACCCGACTCTGGGCCGCCCTGCAGGAGGTGAGCGGCGGGACCTGGGGCGGGTGCGTGTACGACGTGGATGCGATCTGCCGGGCCCTGTCCTCCGCGCCCGGCCCGCGTGCTGGCTGA
- a CDS encoding tripartite tricarboxylate transporter substrate binding protein produces the protein MPARRALLLTTVGLLLAHSSVLAAAESYPTKPVRLIVPFPPGGSNDIVGRMIAAQLGERLGKQVIVDNRGGAGGLIGTEIAAKSPPDGHTLLLVSVAYTFNPSLYKQLPYDPIKSFVPVAMLGTGPVALAVFPGLPVNSVKDLVALARERPGKLYAATAGPGTFQHLASELFRIQAGIDIVQVPFKGGGPATIDVIAGNTQISIGSLIQMLPHVRSGRLKVLATGGSRRSAALPEVPTIAEAGVPGYDANNWWGILAPAGTPPAIVGRLHKELSVILGSAETQKRFEVEGAEAVRMDPSEFGRFIAAEILKWARVVKEAGISLQP, from the coding sequence ATGCCAGCCAGGCGAGCACTGCTGCTGACGACCGTGGGACTCCTGCTCGCCCACTCGAGCGTCCTGGCGGCGGCCGAGTCGTACCCGACGAAGCCGGTGCGGCTCATCGTTCCGTTTCCGCCCGGCGGGAGCAACGACATCGTCGGGCGCATGATCGCCGCGCAGCTCGGCGAGCGGCTGGGCAAGCAGGTGATCGTGGACAACCGCGGCGGAGCGGGGGGCCTGATCGGCACCGAGATCGCGGCGAAGTCGCCGCCGGATGGCCACACGCTCCTGCTGGTCTCGGTCGCCTATACCTTCAACCCGTCGCTCTACAAGCAGCTGCCCTACGATCCGATCAAGTCCTTTGTCCCGGTCGCCATGCTGGGAACGGGGCCGGTCGCCCTCGCCGTCTTTCCCGGGCTTCCGGTCAACTCGGTGAAGGACCTCGTCGCGCTCGCCCGGGAAAGGCCGGGCAAGCTGTATGCCGCCACCGCGGGTCCCGGAACCTTCCAGCATCTGGCGAGCGAGCTCTTCAGGATTCAGGCCGGCATCGACATCGTGCAGGTGCCGTTCAAGGGGGGTGGCCCGGCGACGATCGACGTCATTGCGGGCAATACCCAGATCTCGATCGGCTCGCTCATCCAGATGCTGCCCCACGTCCGCTCCGGCCGGCTCAAAGTGCTGGCCACCGGCGGATCGAGGCGCAGCGCCGCCCTGCCGGAGGTGCCCACGATCGCGGAGGCCGGCGTGCCCGGGTACGACGCGAACAACTGGTGGGGCATCCTGGCCCCGGCCGGCACCCCGCCGGCGATCGTCGGCAGGCTGCACAAGGAACTCTCGGTGATCCTGGGCTCGGCGGAAACGCAGAAGCGGTTCGAGGTCGAAGGCGCCGAGGCGGTACGGATGGACCCGTCGGAGTTCGGCCGGTTCATCGCGGCGGAGATCCTCAAATGGGCCCGGGTCGTCAAGGAAGCGGGGATCAGCCTGCAGCCGTAG
- a CDS encoding aminotransferase class V-fold PLP-dependent enzyme, with protein MDVAKLWGLDPAVAFLNHGSYGACPRAVLDVQRRLVEEMEAEPVRFLSRELEGRLDAARASLAAFLGADADDLAFVSNATAGVNTVLRSLSFAAGDEILVTNHAYNACRNAVEAVAARAGARAVVVAVPFPLDGSDRVVEAVLPRVTSRTRLALLDHVTSPTGLVFPIGRLVAELAARGVDTLVDGAHAPGMVPLDLRAVGAAYYTGNGHKWLCAPKGAAFLHVRRDRQASIRPLSISHGANSPRTDRSRFRLEFDWTGTSDPTPYLCLPEAIRYLGGLLPGGWPELMARNRTTARAAREVLCAALGVPPPCPEGMLGSLASMPLPDGPGPPPGRGHFYDPWPDALLDRYGIEVPVMTWPASPKRLLRVSAQLYNTPADYERLATALTALRAG; from the coding sequence GTGGACGTCGCCAAGCTGTGGGGTCTGGATCCCGCCGTCGCGTTCCTCAACCACGGCTCGTACGGCGCCTGCCCGCGGGCGGTGCTCGACGTCCAGCGGCGCCTGGTCGAGGAGATGGAGGCCGAGCCCGTGCGGTTTCTCTCCCGCGAGCTGGAGGGGCGGCTCGACGCGGCGCGAGCATCGCTGGCCGCCTTCCTCGGCGCCGACGCCGACGATCTCGCGTTCGTCTCGAACGCGACGGCCGGAGTGAACACGGTGCTGCGCTCCCTCTCCTTTGCCGCGGGCGACGAGATCCTGGTGACGAACCACGCGTACAACGCCTGCCGCAACGCCGTGGAAGCGGTCGCCGCCCGGGCGGGGGCGCGGGCCGTGGTGGTGGCGGTGCCGTTCCCGCTGGACGGGTCCGACCGGGTCGTCGAGGCCGTCCTGCCCCGCGTCACGTCCCGGACCCGACTCGCGCTCCTCGATCACGTGACGAGCCCGACCGGGCTCGTCTTCCCGATCGGCCGGCTCGTCGCCGAGCTCGCCGCCCGCGGGGTCGACACCCTCGTCGACGGCGCCCACGCCCCGGGGATGGTGCCGCTCGACCTCCGCGCGGTCGGCGCCGCCTACTACACCGGCAACGGCCACAAGTGGCTCTGCGCTCCGAAAGGGGCGGCCTTCCTCCACGTGCGGCGCGACCGGCAAGCGTCGATCCGGCCCCTGTCGATCAGCCACGGCGCCAACTCGCCGCGCACGGACCGTTCCCGGTTTCGGCTCGAGTTCGACTGGACCGGCACCTCCGATCCGACGCCGTACCTGTGCCTACCGGAGGCGATCCGCTATCTTGGGGGACTCCTGCCCGGCGGGTGGCCCGAGCTGATGGCGCGAAACCGGACCACGGCGCGGGCGGCCCGGGAGGTGCTGTGCGCGGCGCTCGGCGTGCCGCCGCCCTGTCCCGAGGGCATGCTGGGCTCGCTGGCGTCCATGCCGCTGCCCGACGGCCCGGGGCCGCCGCCCGGACGGGGTCACTTCTACGACCCCTGGCCGGACGCGCTCCTCGATCGGTACGGCATCGAGGTGCCGGTCATGACATGGCCGGCCTCGCCCAAGCGGCTCCTGCGCGTCTCGGCCCAGCTCTACAACACGCCGGCCGACTATGAGCGGCTGGCGACCGCGCTGACGGCGCTGCGGGCCGGGTGA
- a CDS encoding tripartite tricarboxylate transporter TctB family protein produces MRPALRDNKDFWAGLMLAGTGALSMFLARNYPLGTALRMGPGYFPRVLGGILALFGLYVLVRGFYRNEKVQGSWSPRALVLLPLSLVLFGVLMKHAGFIPALVTLIFGSAAAGREFKWREVLWCTVFLTVLSVAVFIWGLGLPYPLIADF; encoded by the coding sequence GTGAGGCCGGCGCTTCGCGACAACAAGGATTTCTGGGCCGGTCTGATGCTGGCCGGGACCGGCGCCCTGTCCATGTTCCTCGCCCGGAATTACCCGCTCGGGACCGCGCTGCGCATGGGACCCGGCTACTTCCCGCGCGTGCTGGGCGGGATCCTCGCCCTGTTCGGCCTCTACGTGCTCGTCAGGGGGTTCTACCGCAACGAGAAGGTCCAGGGGAGCTGGTCGCCCCGGGCCCTGGTCCTGCTGCCCCTCTCCCTGGTCCTGTTCGGCGTCCTGATGAAGCATGCGGGCTTCATCCCGGCACTGGTGACCCTGATCTTCGGATCGGCCGCCGCCGGCCGCGAGTTCAAGTGGCGCGAGGTCCTCTGGTGTACCGTGTTCCTGACCGTGCTCTCGGTCGCGGTGTTCATCTGGGGCCTCGGCCTGCCCTATCCGCTGATCGCGGATTTCTGA